The genomic DNA gtcaccaatacatatctctctacaataaacagtggctgtccagcaaagcacagcgctctgacaaactcattaacacagtcattctgcactttctttttattaaagcgtgtgtaaaagctgcataaatagattgcttgtctctcagttcattttatggttttagtttaatgttttttcttatttttcagtatgttcttttccTGTCAGtgcaaacatgtacctcaatgcagcagtatttgcagcgctatgcatcctctgcctcatctgactcacttttgctatttttgctttttgtatactctgttttcttttaaatattcataaagtgatttacgttttctccccaatcctcatccactaaaaatatgatatttttgtgtaagtatttcaatttagtttttgatcaagctagtagttactatgcccagcaaCTGCCACactaatcagactttgattggccaacataatcaggtgataatgtatTTGTGAAGTGACAGAACAACGTTTGCACGTTATTTGCtcctctgacatctaaacgtctgctgtttcctaggatacagtgtagggatTCTTATtgtgtcggagtcaaaataaaacagcattttaatcaaaatattgtgtattttgtagaaaatagtaccaggaaaataCTGAATAATAGACAACAATTGggtataaatcaataaaaatcaaTGTCCAGTTAAAAACAAGTCATTTTTCGGTAAAACTCGGAACAAACCGGAAACACAGAACACtaaacatactgtatgtggtGCTATTTAACACAGTTGTCCTTTGCTGCCACCTGGCTTTTAAAAGTGGTATAACTACTTTAAGGAGGTATTGTactatacatacatattttaataaatacttcCTGCAAAGGTTTAAATGTGCTGTATTCACGAGGATCAATTgagaaataaattaaacacagaaTATTATATTTTGCTAATTTAGCATGTCTGGGTGAACaccggagaaaaaatgacaaaactgTTTTAGTTAGTTGTCCTtgcaataatgtgtaaaaaataatgtaattgtatgtaaaaataatgtgatatcttgtaacaattgtaagtcgtctgctaagaaatgaataaatccataaataaataaataaataataataataataataataataataataataataataataataataataataataacctaatcTTTCCTTACAACAAATGAgtctttaatttttatttttatttttaaatcggcTTGTTTTACAGATTTAATTTCTACAAGAAAGTACATGTACTGCAGTCAGTCATTACATTTCTTACCATGCGTTTCATTTGCCTGGTACAGCGGGCACAATACCAAACCAAGCGTGGGTCGTTCACATCCTTGTCTGTCACCTGTGGCTTGTGACAATCCTGGTGGTAGAGGTTGTGGCATTCTTGGCATTCTACAAGTTGATTCCCTGAGGTCACCGTCATCTGCCtgcaaaaacattttgaaaaagaacgattgcaaatatcataaaGAGAATACAgtaagtacataaataaatacaaaaaataagaaaagctCCTTTGTTaattatccatatatatatatatatatctttttcttCTTCCATTAAAAAAATTGTAAAGACTTTGATATATGGTCCATCATGTTTGTATAAGTGAAAACTAACAGAGCCCTAAAACAAGCAATATTTTGTAAACAAAAGTACTTAGTGTTGTCATTTATATTGAGATTACTGATCTACAAACTTCTTCTCATGTATTATATCTGGTATGTACTTCATCTTCTTACAGAACCTCAGAACGTGAACCATATGTAACAGTACTCTATAGTGTGACGCTCTACAGTAATGGATTACCTTGGACAGAGAAGCTTTTGTAAACATTTGAAAAACTTGCTGTGGGGACGTTAAATTGCTGGTCTTGCCTATTATACAAGGAATGGTTGATAATGAACATACTGTTGTCTTGCATCTCTTAGCAGGTTTAAAATTAAGACTTAAACATACCGACACACCACACAAGCTAAACCCATTTCCATGGCAAAATCATCAGCACTGGTTTCATCAAAGCTTGAGAGGTCTGGCATGGGAATGTCCTTGCTGGTCTGAACTGTAATGGGAGAGGAACGATTCTCCTGTTTTTCCAACCGGGGCTTCTTTGGTAAGTCAACTCCATCACCTGGGTCCACCTTAACCTGTGGAAACACATGAAAGCATTGAGGAACATTTTAGCTTACAACCCATTTAGCACAACAACTGAGATGGAAGGAAGTTTAAGTTCATGAAGACAGTCACATTTTATAGCAAATAGAAAATcatgtaaacattaaaaaaaaaaaaaaaaaaaaaacacattacactgTCACAGCCAGAGCTTTGAATTTGTTTGGGTCAATATAAAATACTGAACAAATTTGAAATGTTAACTGATATGTCCCAGGCAACATGATAACAAAAGCAACaacaaacagcaacaaaatacaACTATGAATTTTTCCTACAAGTAATTACCTTTTCAGATACCCTCTTCTCAGGTTCCTTCTTTGATTTTTCAGATCCACTTGTTTTGCCATTGTTGCTACCCGAGGAGGAAGATTTTGATTCCTTGCTTGAACTTTTTGAGTTGGAAACCTTGGAAACTTCCACTTCCTATggaaaaataatttacaataataacaataacaaaaagacaataacaacaaaataaaattacaaaaattacATTTCTACTTTACTATTACTTCTTGAAACTAGTTATTTCTTTATAGCTTGTTTAATGGTACCCTTTGCACAGCACAGAGCTGCAGTAAAACTtaccatatgtttttttttggtttttttttttttttttaatttagtcatcgccaatggtttttaccccggttttctccccaatttggaatgcccaattattatttgtatcctggtttaccgctgcaaccccctggcgactcaggAATCGAAGGCTGAAACACATGTCCTCTGaaatgtgctcctgccaatccgtcatttttcgcactgcagatacacaggggtcgctggggctCTGAGAACCGTGGATTCCCTTgttgacctaagccctccctacccgggcagcgctcagccaattgtgcgccaccccctaggaacccctggtcacagtcggcagtgacatagcctggattcaaacctgcgatctccaggctatagggctcatcctgcactccacgcggagcgcctttactggatgtgccactcgggagccccaaaactTACCATCTTCAACAGAGGATTACCTTTTGAGTTGGCCGACAGTTTGAATCACCCCCTCTTGCTAAAGACTCATCTAAAAGTGCCTTTAGCTTTTCTGCAGAATCTTTGCTTTTTGAGTGGAGATATCCAAGGCCTTTTAGAAAAATAGGATCCAGCTCCCAACTTACTGCTGCTGCCATGATCTCTGTCAGCTGCAacaatacagaatacaaatgAGCCTATCACACTACAGACACCATAGTAATATAATTGTTCAATAATTCAATTCAATAATGTGATCCCATCCCATGTGGCTAGGCCAGAGGTTCTAATTGCAACTGTTGGTACTTTATACCAATGCCCTACTGCATTAAAAATGACATGCAACTTCCACGGATAAATAATTACCTGTACAGCATTTGACAATTGTTCAATAAATATTTACAACAACTCAATATCTTGGAATTCCCtacatatttgtttaattgtCTCATGAAAGGGACATGAAACTAGGAGTACAACCTTGCCTAATATGAAGACCAAAGAGCCTAGGTTACACCGACCTTCTGCTATTTTTTTCCAATTGACAATACTGTTACACTGTAGGTACACTGCTCGTAGTCGTACAACTAGACGGTGTGGATTGTTCTTTAATATAAACTTTGCTGGGTGCCGTAAGTTACTGTTCAGTACTGTAGTACCTTTTACAAGGgggtaaaaaaatgtacatataccaaaaaaaaaaaaaaaaaacctattgcAATATTTCTGTAACTTTTCTGtctttctaaaaaaaagaaatcaggcgAATCAGGAACAACGACCATTTATCCCTAAGAAATGTGGTAGACTGCTGCagctttgcatttattttaaatgggttAGTTTTGTTTTAGCTACCTTGGATGTTGCTACAGTTCGGACGGAATGTAGCTTCCTATTTTCTGAGTATGTAGTGAGGGTTGTCAGACTAAATCGCGTATTAGATGAATAGCACATACCCTTACCTGTTGTGTTTCcgacaaaaataataacaattataataacaaaatgcaatacaaataatcGTCTGTTTAAATTACATattaataacttgattttattattaatattgtggTTGCCGCTGTTCCAGCTTCAGC from Acipenser ruthenus chromosome 2, fAciRut3.2 maternal haplotype, whole genome shotgun sequence includes the following:
- the LOC117408817 gene encoding integrator complex subunit 12-like isoform X1, whose protein sequence is MCYSSNTRFSLTTLTTYSENRKLHSVRTVATSKLTEIMAAAVSWELDPIFLKGLGYLHSKSKDSAEKLKALLDESLARGGDSNCRPTQKEVEVSKVSNSKSSSKESKSSSSGSNNGKTSGSEKSKKEPEKRVSEKVKVDPGDGVDLPKKPRLEKQENRSSPITVQTSKDIPMPDLSSFDETSADDFAMEMGLACVVCRQMTVTSGNQLVECQECHNLYHQDCHKPQVTDKDVNDPRLVWYCARCTRQMKRMAQKTQKPTQKPAPAVASAAPVVKDTSVKKPEVKPKQETATTFQAFKRTEVKASTTLSGNTSSASLSSASGLTGWAAFAAKTSTTGPTSIKLGAPTQSTSGKATASSASQKPVGLSGLASAKSGLGSKIAVGSGGNNNGANPPPLKPPPPLTLGKPGLNRSSSSDNVSKVGSPGSSGSVASSSQASCGNGGNGAAGSTSNNGGAKAAADAGKVPTSQESQLNAMKRLQMVKKKAAQKKLKK